The genomic stretch ACGCCACCCGCGCGACGATTCCCGGTCGCGGACCGATCCCGATCTACCTCCTCTACCTCCCGGAGAACGGCCGGTACAAGCAGACCGGCGCCATGGCGCGGCACGCCCTCGAGTTCTACTCGAATCTGTGGATGCCGTACGCCTGGCCGGTCTTCACCCAGGTGGACGGGCCCGAGGGCGGCATGGAGTACCCGATGCTCACGATGAGCGGCCCGGGCTTCGGCGTGACCGACCACGAAATCGGGCACCAGTGGTGGCCGATGATGGTGGGCGTCAACGAGACCTGGTACGGGTGGATGGACGAGGGGTTCAACAGCTACATGAACATCCTCTCGGGCGCCGCCTACCAGATGAAGCCCGCCGAGTTGAACGGCGTCGGCCAGCGCTACGGCCGCATCTCGGGCAACGAGTCGGAAACCAACATGATGACCGACGCCAACTACGACGGACCAATGTACAGCTTCACCACGTATGGCAAGGCGCCGATGATGCTCTCGATGCTGGGCGGCATCGTGGGTGACTCGAACGTCACCCGCGCCATGTCCAACTATGCGAAGACCTGGCGGTTCAAGCACCCCTCGCCGTGGGACTTCATGTTCGCCATGAACCGCGAGTTCCAGATGGATCTCGGCTGGTTCTGGTACTACTGGCTCTTCACCACCGAGTCGTCCGACGGCTCGATTGCCTCCGTCACCAACTCCGGCGGCAAGACCTACGTGACCGTCAAGCAGGCCGGCGAGATGCCGGCGCCGGTCATCCTGCAGGTGGAGTTCGCGGCCGACGGTCCTGCCATCAAGCCGATGGCGAACGCCGTCGTCACCGGGAACACCGCCCTCGTCACCTATCCGGTGGACGTCTGGTTCAGTGGCAGCCGCTCCTTCGTGGCCGAGCTCAATTTCGGCGGCCGGAAGATCGAGCGGGTCACCTACGACCCGGAGCGGCGGTTCCCCGACAACAATCCGGCCGACAATACCTGGCCGGCGGAAGCGGCCCAGGCACCGACGACGGCGCCCACCTCGCCGCACTGAGTAGCATCCTGATGTCGCCGGCTCGACACTTTGCCAGCGACAATTCCGCCAGCATCCATCCGGAGGTGCTGGCGGCCATTGCGGCGGCCAACGAGGGGCATGCGTTGGCCTACGGCGCCGACCGCTGGACCGCGGCGGCGCTTGATTTGTTCCGGAAGGAGTTCGGCGACACGTCATCGACCGAACTGGTGTACGGCGGGACCGGGGCCAACGTCGTCGGCCTCGGCGCGCTGCTCCATCCGTGGGACGGCGTG from Gemmatimonadales bacterium encodes the following:
- a CDS encoding M1 family metallopeptidase, coding for MRIPVLLLATLTAAGPLAAQLPERAVRRTIPITNAFQRGLQAGTRDSTGRPGANYWQLRTDYSIDTRLDPVTGIVSGRETVTITNPSDSALTMLAIRLDQNMFTPKAPRSRPAAATTSGMTITRMKANGRDINVDSLSPLWNETTLVRVRLETPIAAGGTGTLEVSWAFKVPVIPEGTRGDRMGAWGNKLFQQAQWYPRVANYDDLRGWDRDPYMGGSEFYNNFGKFDVRIDVPAGWLVGATGQLVNSGDVLTPMVLERLGRATESDSQIVIVGPDERAAGTSTVAGSRLVWHFVADSVADFAWAASNEYVWDATRATIPGRGPIPIYLLYLPENGRYKQTGAMARHALEFYSNLWMPYAWPVFTQVDGPEGGMEYPMLTMSGPGFGVTDHEIGHQWWPMMVGVNETWYGWMDEGFNSYMNILSGAAYQMKPAELNGVGQRYGRISGNESETNMMTDANYDGPMYSFTTYGKAPMMLSMLGGIVGDSNVTRAMSNYAKTWRFKHPSPWDFMFAMNREFQMDLGWFWYYWLFTTESSDGSIASVTNSGGKTYVTVKQAGEMPAPVILQVEFAADGPAIKPMANAVVTGNTALVTYPVDVWFSGSRSFVAELNFGGRKIERVTYDPERRFPDNNPADNTWPAEAAQAPTTAPTSPH